The following coding sequences lie in one Arachis hypogaea cultivar Tifrunner chromosome 4, arahy.Tifrunner.gnm2.J5K5, whole genome shotgun sequence genomic window:
- the LOC112797908 gene encoding F-box/kelch-repeat protein At3g23880-like gives MDKKKQEHTGNKPKQQSTMEKKKKKQHQQNENHKSKSIHDTLPLELIHRILLRVPLRHLVRLKCVSKLWHSLISDPGFAESHVHLSAAPTHVCLLINDYSKACSVDIDTIFHGYKHATAVKEVSLPFKMKKHYDFEVMCSCRGFVLLHRAPHFFVVWNPVTGSSKIVSYSHIVSRSHRKWCLFPRSAILYGFGYDASQDDYLVVVASRDKNGQDHFDCLSLRTNSWINLNSALPKPLGVRNWESCGFFLNGAIHWSSCTLGVKDYSILIFDLKEKSFSTIFMPEQVMCYLKPTRLALLGGCLALYSYEYGKTNIWVMKEYKVHSSWTFYQISRGECVPLCLSNGSDIVALDPAPISTYTDLRFVEYNARGELRRINYFDYPHLQHFKYSSHGLSNSGTNYTVYTESLVSLPSDIKDKDRDKGQEEEKRPSESEGCQTGKEN, from the exons ATGGATAAGAAGAAGCAGGAGCACACAGGGAACAAACCGAAACAGCAATCgaccatggagaagaagaagaagaagcagcaccaGCAAAATGAGAATCACAAGAGCAAGAGCATTCACGACACTCTCCCTCTTGAGCTGATTCACAGAATCTTACTGAGGGTTCCGCTCAGACATCTCGTTCGCCTCAAGTGCGTTTCAAAGCTTTGGCACTCTCTCATTTCCGATCCCGGCTTTGCGGAATCGCATGTTCACCTCTCTGCCGCACCCACCCATGTATGCCTCCTCATAAACGATTACTCCAAGGCTTGCTCCGTTGACATTGACACAATATTTCACGGCTACAAGCATGCTACTGCAGTAAAAGAGGTATCTCTCCCTTTCAAGATGAAAAAACATTATGATTTTGAAGTTATGTGCTCCTGCAGAGGCTTTGTTCTCTTACACCGAGCTCCGCATTTTTTTGTCGTATGGAATCCAGTGACTGGATCCAGCAAAATAGTATCCTACTCTCACATTGTTTCTCGTAGTCATCGCAAGTGGTGTTTGTTTCCCCGTAGTGCGATTTTGTATGGATTTGGTTACGATGCTTCACAGGATGACTACTTAGTTGTTGTAGCTTCTCGGGATAAGAATGGCCAAGACCACTTTGATTGCTTGTCTTTGAGAACCAATTCATGGATTAATCTTAATTCTGCACTCCCCAAACCCTTGGGTGTGAGGAACTGGGAATCGTGTGGGTTCTTCTTGAATGGCGCTATTCATTGGTCGTCTTGCACTCTTGGAGTTAAAGATTACAGTATTCTTATATTTGATTTGAAGGAAAAGAGTTTCTCAACCATATTTATGCCTGAACAAGTAATGTGTTATCTCAAACCCACTCGTCTCGCCCTACTAGGAGGGTGCCTAGCCTTGTATTCATATGAATACGGTAAAACTAACATATGGGTGATGAAAGAATACAAAGTGCATTCATCTTGGACTTTTTATCAGATTTCTCGTGGAGAGTGTGTGCCTCTATGCTTATCCAATGGTAGTGACATTGTTGCACTAGATCCTGCCCCAATATCTACATATACCGACTTAAGGTTTGTCGAATATAATGCCAGAGGAGAGCTCCGCCGAATCAATTATTTTGATTATCCTCATCTCCAACATTTTAAATATAGTAGTCATGGATTGTCTAATTCCGGCACAAACTACACTGTATACACAGAGAGTCTCGTGTCACTCCCTAGTGACATTAAGGATAAGGATAGGGATAAAggacaagaagaagaaaaacg GCCATCAGAATCAGAAGGATGTCAAACAGGGAAAGAGAACTAG